In Oreochromis aureus strain Israel breed Guangdong linkage group 17, ZZ_aureus, whole genome shotgun sequence, the genomic stretch GACTTCCCTTCAGTGCCACAGCTGGAAGAAATACCAGGAGAGCCCGAAGAACGCGACTTTCCTGCCTACACTCATCCAGACATGGGTAAGCTCAGTTTCTCTGCTCAGGAGGACCGTTTAGATAAACAGCTTGCTTCCCAATTTGTTTGCACTGATTGGCTATTGTGTGGTCGAGACATGAGCTGACAAGGGATCTATTGAGCTCATTGGTCCTTTTGGGCAAAGAGCCAATGAGCTCCTGCTATGGCATGGCATAGCAGGAGCAATCGCTACTCTTCAGTAAACGTTGGTAAGGTTTTAGTAAAACTAGATTAATTTGTAGTGGATTTCACTGTTTGTGAGCCTCCTGGATTTCTCTGTGGATTTTAATTCTCATTTGTTTGTGCAGTACAGCCAAGCGATGACAGAAAAACTTGTAACTTTCTTTCTCTGCTTCCCACATTACAATTTTGATCATGAGCCAGATGAAGTACTACGTCTAGGCAGTTAAATGTAGGGAGGTACAAGATACATGACCAAAGCTCCACATTATAAAAGTCCCCgtcatttgtttttgtactttctGATTTTGTCCTCTGGGGGGCGCTGTGAACATGTAACAGATATCTGAAGTTAGAAGTGAAAGCTTGTTTTTCTAAATTTTGCACCCACACTTCTTCCACGACTTtgtgtatatttattattatttcggttGTCAGTTTGTTGTATTTAGtaactgttttctttatttatggTTCAATTTGAAAACCAGAAATTATATTTAACAGCGTAAACTTTTGTGTTGTTTATAACTAACTGACTGAGATACACAGAATGGATATCTGCCTTCAGATCATAATCATCTCACTATAACATAATGTAAACTTTACTGATGGATTATGTGAAAGAAGAGTACATGGCAGCAGAATCTATTTAAACCACAGTGTTGTGCCAAAGCCTTGAGCCACTCATCATTTCCTTatattccaaggatccagactgtTATTCTGAAGTGTTCTTAAACAATAGTTCTTAAGGTCTTTCATAGTTTTTCTTTGAGCACTGaagctttttcactcatttttaatgcagttcTTGTATCTTATTGTTTTCAGAGAAATGAAAgctacttaacactgacctacgaatcattcaagcataagaCAAAATATATATCTTCTTACAGGATGAACCATTGCAGTATCAATATAATACGTTTTTTAATTATatgaatataattaaaaaaaaaagaatgatatCTTtgggcactttgttactagcagcacGTTGCAAAAtatatcatttgtaaccttttttttttttgttgattctatgaaaaatgccaaaaatgcCATAAGATAGTTTGACAGATATAAAGTAGTTTTTTTGCACCGACAAGGTGATTCTCAAAGAGCCTTTTGCTGAAAACTTTGCATGgttttgcagtgttttctttttaaaaaatgaggaaaGAGGACAAGTGAAggacagaagaagaagtggTGAATCTAAAAGCTATCTACatcagatgaacagtatctgaaagtcatgaaGAATAAAGAAGCTTGTGGCTTCTATGCTGTATTTCCATTTATATTTCcacgtttcaataaatcactgttcCAATCTTctgagcaaaatataaagaaattagaggtagctcaagacttttgtacGGTATTGTAGTTAtctaaaaaaaagtgtgaaataaggGATTGTGTATTGATGTGTTTACTCTTTTATTTCTGCCTCTTCAGAGTCTGCTGTGGAAATTCAGGAGGACAGGAGGAAAGTCCCTTGGTCAGACAAAGAGACGGTCATCCTTCTGGAGATCTGGGGAGACCCACAGGTAAAGCACAATGTCACAATCCATGCACTCCCCAAAAAACGTTTTGGAAATGTCCATAAATTTCCCGATAATCTCACTTTATTGCTGCTTCATTCTTTATTACTTCACTTTCCTTGAAGTTTACTACTTTTACACGGAATTTAACCTTCCTTCAGGTCCAGCAGTGCCTTAGACGCTACCCACACAACGGTcacattttcactgaaatttcaGAGAAGCTTGCCGCTAACGGCTACTCCCGCAGCCCTGAGCAGTGCCACACGAGGATCAAACGTCTGAAGGGGAACTATCGCCAGTGTCGGGAAAACATGAGGTAAAAACTGCACGTCTGGAGTCCTGCACTGTTGGAGTGACTTTGTTTTAACGCAGCTGTCTTACTGCCTTTAGCTCATCTGGGACTGACAGAGTCGACTTTAAATTCTATGATCTGCTGGAACAAATTTTGGATAAGCAGCCATCAACATCGTCTACTGTGGTGACAGACTCCATCGAAATATCAGAAGACTCCAACAGTGAATCGGTAACAGAAAGAGGTAAAATTTCTGTCTTCTACCCACCCCCACCACCCCCTCAATGTTAACTCAGAATGGAAGattgttttaatgctttttcatGCACCATAGCTCAGAACTCCTTAAGACCTATTCATATCTATTATGAATGGGCTTTAATTTGCCAAGTTCCTGGTACAAAGTCCATGCGATGTGACAATCTTGCAGGCGAATGCCTTTTGAATACACTGCAAGTGAGTGTGAATCATGTCTCCTACCTCCTGCTCccacctattcggaaccatgataacagggttcttgctgatcggagctggcttggccctggcttatcgaagaattaagaaagcggaaccggctgttcaaacccccacaaggctgcccgctgggattgaaacaatgggacgaggcgtgagttctcaaaatgggctcattgagtgcagcacagataagatcttggagaagcttacggctgcagtgaatactcagaataagacctctgagcgcaaactggattacatcttgaagaagctcactgcggtcatgagttctcagaatcggctctttgagcacaagaatgacaacatcacggagcgtaaggttgataacatcatggagctcacggctctccaacaggagattgagagaccagtgtcggactgttagaacaactttgaaattctcatgacttgttcgcactaaagtaaaaaccaccatcacttcatgcggataccccttcggcgccagctgcggtctcaaggctggagctgaacaacaacaccctgatacggactgtgtttagactgttcttcccattctatgcaaggccacctgggttggctggaagactgtttacttagcctggcagggcgaaggacactgtctcagctgaactctggacatatatacacacacacacacagacatatatatacacatgcagatgtacactcatcccccctccccctccaaacgccttcgacgcttattcccctccgatgctgacggtggatcaaggagaccagcgcttatgctgcaggcccggatgtactgtctacattggctgtctctcaccctttacccgcccctgttgcttgtcatgtgtttctttggtgtattaagagttttttcatgtgctatgtgcagaggtgttttttttctgttctcaaactgatctccctgttggagctcagtctggggggagttatttttttttctccttatctttcctcatgtggtgctttttccattgttatacttctctgacctgtcttccccatgtgatgtttttgtgtaatgtatgtatggtcggagggaaAGATGACGCCGCCATTGCGtacaataggtcggcagccttaacatgaaatttccccttgtgggactaataaaggtatcttGTCTtatcctgcacacacagatgacAACCTCGCCTTAGCAAAACGTAAAATTTCCAGAAACCAGAGCTTGTCTGACACAGAGTATCTCCTTTTCCGTGCTGCATGtgagaaaggaaaggaaaggaaaagaaagcgtAAACACCTCATGCACTGCAGGCTCAGTTTTTGCACTGCAGGCTCCTTGTTCTCCACCTGTTTTCTCCTTTGTCTTTCTCCAGACTGCATAGAACATAAGCCTGCTGAATTTGCACCCAAAAATCTCCATAAAAGCCTAAATAACTCTTGAGAATGAaataagcaacaaaaaaaattgcacaaaaatcacttaaataccGATTAGCATGCAGCTTCTATTATCACAGAACCTTTGTGTTCAGTTTGTGTTggagtttttattttacacagAACAAAACTGCTGGATTCACACAGGGGTAAGATCAATAACAACTTCTTCAATCCAATTACTGTATAACAAATTACCAGAGGTCCCTGTGTAATACTAGATCCATGCTAATAGGCctcaaacaataaaaagaatAGGAGTAAATGGAGGTGAGCCCCAAATGCTTTCAGTAACTACATAATTTAAGCCAATTACTGTATGTGCGGACGGTTATGACAGCTTTAGACTAAAGTGTAGTGAAAGTAAAAATGTATTCAACACACAAGTTAAAAAGACTGAGTTTCCCTAATCACATTTTGCCCATTTTGGATGTTTTATACTCATGTTAAATTTCCCTGTCTCCTTCACAAGACGCTGAAATCAACATGTCAGCTGAAAAGCCAGCAACCAGCTCTTGGACAGACGAGGAGACCCTGGCACTTATCGATATTTGGGGTGAAGAAGATCTCCAGAAGGCTCTGAGAGGTTTCGTCCACAACGGCCACGTTTACGCAGACATTTCCGAAAGAATGCACGACCTCGGTTTCTCGAAATCCTCGGAGCAGTGCCGCTGGAAGGTGAAGTCTCTGAGGAACAACTTTCGACAGTGCTACGAAAGGAAGAAGTGAGTTCAGTCTTTCCATCGGTTGACCTGTTTTTGTATCCCTCTCTGTGAGTGATGCCTCCATAACTGCCGTTTTCATTCTCGCTAGATCTGGAAGAAAAGTTGATTACAAGTTCTACAACCAGCTGGAACAAATACTGGGACAGGAGGCGGTTTCTCTTGACGAGTATGATGAAAGGGATGAACAAGAGGAGCAGGATTCAGGTACAGAACACGCGCTCCGCATTAGATTAAAAATCAGCCACAAGTCAGACATCTTACATGCGTGTCTACCTGCTGCAGGTGCCGATGGTTTGAACACCACGTGGACAGAGCAGGAGACGGTTGCTCTCATCGAGGTGTGGGCcgcagatgatgtgcagcacgGCCTGAAAATATGCGTCCGCAATAGTCACATATTCGCCGAGATATCTGAGAAAATGGCCGCAATAGGCTACCTGAGGACAGCGGAGCAGTGCCACTCCCGGATTAAAAGGTTGAAGAAGACTTACAGGCGTTACTGCAACAGCCGCAGgtaaaaaacaacaatgcaTGCTTTATGCTTTTTGAGATCCAGGCTCGAATGTTGTTGGCCAGCTGACCGTGGATTTATGCTTTCCAGAAATGGAGGGCGGCCCACGGCGTTCCGATACTTCAACCTCCTTGCTCCGGTGCTTGGCGACGAGTCTATGTTTGCCCCTGTGGACAGTACCGATGCCACCTTACAACCTTTGATGGACAATGAGCCTGTCTTATGTGGGTTTACACAGCCAGTCAATAATACACAGGGTTACCGTGCATATATGAACTAAACTGCCAAAGAtgaacacaataataaagttgTTACCTCGTTTTAGATGAGCAGCCCTCGACCAGCCGCCTCCTGGTCGACCTGAGCCGAAAGATGCCCTGGTCGGATCAGGAGACTCGCACACTGCTGGAGATCTGGGGTGAGGACGGCGTTCAGCTCACACTGAAGGGCTGCCTGAAGAACCGACATGTGTTTGACTACATCTCAGAGAAGATGAACGACCGAGGATTTATAAGGACCTCGGAGCAGTGCTACACCCGCATTAAGCGTCTTAAATATGGCTTTCTCCATGAAAAGTCAGTAACAACGAGACTTTGATTCTCACTTATTCTAAACTTGTTTATATGTTTAGTGTTTTTAGTAttggttttgcttttaaaatgtttaaatttgaCACGATCACGGGTGAAGGTCCATGTGAAGTCATGACGATCTTCCTGAAGAGCTCAAGAAAAAACTCAACAGAGCATAAAGATGCTCTTTGTCGTTTACAGTAATTGCTATAAAAACTGTAATTAGAGTAATGGTTTTAACTGTGAGTTTGTTTTACAAATGTAGGGGGGAATTTAAATTCTTCAATGAGATGGAAAAAATCTTCAGGAAGGAACTGAAAGTCGACGACGCGGCCACAGACAGGTCGGTTGCAGATGACCCAGATGACTACATACTCGAACTGGGCCCCAAAAAAGGTGAAACTATATGGAGTATGTCACAGTGGGGGGGGGGACCCAAATTCAGGACACGGGCACAGGAGGCAGACTGTTTCAACCAAGAAAACCCTTATTAGGCCAAGAGTAAAGTCTAACAACTCTTCTGTCTTCTTTGGCTGCGTTTCGATTTTATTCAGGTGACAGGTTGGCAACAAGGCTGAAAATCATCTGAAAATAGTTTATACAGGTGAAAACAACtgacaaacatgaataaaagacaGTCAGGCAGGGGGACAAGTCTTAACTGAAAGATGAGATCAAGCGAATTAAAGCTACTACAAATAATAGCAATCAAGACATGAAGCCAAATTGTAAAACTGAAACGCAGAATAACCATGAAGTGAAAGCAGGAATCAAAGATCCACAGTCTACTAGActattaaagaaatgtttaaaaaaggaaTCTAAAAGCTCAACAAACACTAAAGAACTAAAATAAAGTCAGAAACAAGACGAAAACCCTGGGATCATGACAGAGTACATGTTTAAGAGTGTGATGTGCAGAGATTTGGTAACTTCAGAGGGATAAAGCTGACAAGCCATACCATGAAGATATGGGAAAGAGCAGATGAAGCTATGTTAAGAGGAGATGTGACGATCAGTGAGCAGCGGCATGGCTTCATGTTAAGAAAGAGCTGCACAGATGTGATGTGTGCTTTGAAAGTGGTGATGAAGGAGTATAGAGAAGGTGGATCTGTGGATCAAGAGAAACCATATGATTGGGTGCTAAGagacaaaatgtggaaatgcATGAGGAAAGAAATCAAtcagaatgttttttttcttatagtcCCCTCAGGTAACCAGTGGGTGCCCGACAGCACTAAGCTGCCCTGGAGCGACGGAGAGACCGAGGCCCTCCTGGACATTTGGGGGAGCGAGGAGATCCAGGAGAACTTAAAGGGCAGcgccaaaaacaaacagatcttCCTCCAGATCTCTCAGGTCATGACCAGCCAGGGCTACCTGCGCACTCCTGAACAATGTCAGTCCAGGATAAAGAGGCTGAGGGCTAATTTCAGGCACTTCCTAGAAGGCAGAAAGTAAGCTCAGCAGTTCATTGTTGAGAGGTTACAGGGCACCGTGAGGTGGTGGGATCATCCATAATGTAGACGTATTTTTATCTTCTGAGCATATTCATACCTCAGAGTTATCAGATTGTAGCTTTTTGTCTTCTCATCAGTTCTGATGTTCTGTGTCGTGTTTTCAGAGGAGAGAAACAAGAATGCAAGTTTTTTGAGAAGCTGGTGCAGATATTTGGCAACAAGTACATAATAAACTCAGATCCACTGGCTGACGATACAGCTGAAGTCATAGGTAAGTCTGACAAAGGCGTCTGTTATTTTAGCACTGATACAGCAGCTTTAAAATTGCTGCTGTATCAGTGTAGGGTTTACTTAATTTTTACACCGATGGAAACAAGTTATAAGTCTGTTTCCTTTTTGCAGTGCTTAAACTTCATTAttgcttttgcttttgtaaATCTAGATGTTGCACAGATATTGCGTCATTGATCAATTAAGGACTTGGTCCATAAGTATTGAGACAGTGAGGCAgtgtttgtagttttgcctctgtattACCACCGCAGTGCAATTTTAAGGAAATAATAAAGATGTCTATGAGGTTCAAACTTTAACTGTCACCTGTTTTCAAAGgcttaaaatgaattaaataagctaacataattttaaatacGAGGATTTCTTTTTCATACTTTGATGAAATTCCTTTGCAGTCAGTGAGTCTCTGAAATCTCAGAGACCTCACCAAAGGCTGCCTcccaggcctttactgcagccaccttcagttgatgcttgtttgtgggtctctctCTGCCTTCAGTCCTGTCTTCAGTTACTGAACAGCGTGCTCTGTTGTCGACTGAGATCAGGTGGCTGACTTGGCCTGACGTTTACGTTGGATTCTCTTGGGCTGCTTTTTCAGTATGCTTTGCATCATCATCTGTTTTCAATGTGAGGCATTGATagatcagttttgcagcatttggctaAATCTGaatctatcagcagtcacatcataaGTAAACACTAACAGTCGGGTCAAAGATGCCCATGCCGTAACATTGCTTCCACCTTGCTTCAGATCTtgagctgtttctctccttctccttaATTTCCTCCTCCCACCATTCTGGTATGAGTTCAGAGTTGCTGAGGCTCTTTTACATGTTTTCTGCCAAAGTCTAAATTGGCTTTCTACAGTTTAACCGGTGGTTTGAACGTTGTTGTAAATGATGCACCTAGCTCCTGAAGAGCAAGTTTGATAACTTGAAGCTGGCCATAACTCTGTCATCCTCCACTTTAGTTGTCCTCTGTGGGGGGGGTTTTCTGAGTTAGCCAGTTCCTTCTTAAGATTTCACCAGATTATTGATTTGGGCACTCCTGAATCTTCtcccctgtctctctctgatcggtttattttactttttcagcctaatgatgGCTTCCTTCACTTTTACTTACAACTTTGGGCCTCAATAAGAGTTCCAGTAAATAGTTACCAAATGAAGGTTCGACACATGGAATTGACTCCAGATCTTTTATCTTCTTGGTTTTTAATGGAGCAATGAAGAAACAAGGATCACCTTCTTGTCGGCTGCTTGTTCGATTATTGTTGGGCCTCTGTGCATGAATATGGCTACATCTTCTAAATAGTTGATGAAATCTTTTTGTAAAACCCAaggaattaaagctgaaagtttgcACATCAATCACATCCTGACTTATTTAAAATCCACTCTGGTAGTGTgcagaggcaaaactacaaaaactgtGTCTTTGTCCAAAAACTTTTGATCCTAACTGCAGCTCCACATTTTGAGAAAAGTGTTCATTCATGAGTTACTAAATATAAGATCAACAGCTTTCTTGTAGTGCAGAGCTAGCCACCATCACCTGTTCCCAGTCTCCCCTGGCTGTGTTTAACTACTTAACTCATGAACTTGGGAATAGTAAGAGAGTTAGTGAGTTAATTTAAAACAGTACACAGAGTATTTACTTCTTAGAACAGCAAACCAGCTCATTTACATATCTTCTTCTTTTGGAAACTTGTTAACTGGGATATTTGTCAGTCTCAGTTTAATATCTAAAATGTTCCTCTCTGATCCAGAGGCATGAAACCATCCACGGTGAAGAtgacgcagcagcagcagaaggacAAAGAGGAACATCCAGAGCAAGAACAAGAAACCGATCTTTACTGCTGTGTTGTTTACATGACAAAAGAGGGTCTGTCCTGTCTCACTCAAATGTACATTTCCCTCTGTTACCTTCTGCAGACACAAAGACCTATTTCAGGTAGcaattcagtgtgtgtgtgtgtgtgtgtctgcgtgtgtgcgtgcatgtgtgtcccTCAGCTTGAGTGTCTTATTATTTAACATAGCCATGGAACAAAAACAGTGATACTCAGGATTCGAGGGACAGAAATGAATCTTTGATCCATTTGAATTCACACAAAATGCTCTGAACctccaaaaaaatgtttttcctagtaagtttattattttgtacttGAAGTTAAAGTGAGTGAATCGaagcacaagaagaaaaaaactgaaaaaaaatacaagtgagGCCTTTGTTATAGCCTCGCTGTTTGCCCTTAATTTATGTCTCACTTCTTAAATCTTGCGTATTTacacttgttttttaaagtctgtgTAGTGAAAGTTGAGCTCTTAAGTACTCAGTAGGAGTTAATGTTGTccagaattttatttatttaaattatttacatgtATATTCCAAAGTTTTacactttaaatatgttaacaCTTCGACCTTACTGAAGTACATGTAGAAGGGGTTTTTTTCATATCCATTAAAAGAAACATGAAACATGTCGTTGTggagtttttttcatttctcctgctgatttttcagctttattcttATTATATATCCAGTAGCTTGGATGGTCGttgaatattttattacatCCCTAAGAACTCGAGGAAAATGCTGTTTGTTAGGTGGTTGTTTAACAGGAATTATATTAGAAATTATGTTTATATTTGACCATCAATTTGTTAGTTTTGTTATATCGTACTTAAGCACAGCACAAAGATAACAGACGGGCTTACTCCAAGCAATAAAAGCAGGTCAACAGGAACAACGGTCAAGCTTAACTGTAAGGAGCAGGGGAAGATCATGCCATAATAGGTGTTTTGCCAACTGCTTCAGAAAGCCTTTATGTTTTAAAGACatggagcctgtcccagctacTATAAGGcaacattcacacctatgggcaatttgtcAGTTACACAGTAACCCTGCTATATCTTCATTCTTGACTATAATTAGAACCATGACTTGCAAAATAATAGCTATATAGTGCAAAAGAGTACTGATGAGTGTGTAAATTTATCAGGAAAAAAATTTCTGTGGTCACAGACAAGAAAGCAAGAACCTCGGTACAACCAGATATTTTTTGCAGATCTTTTATCTTTCTGTGTTTGACCAGGGTGTTTGGCTGCATTCCTTGACTTCAAGTAAGTTGTTACACACTCCACTTCACAActcattcaacatttattttaagcttAATATGTCAGTGC encodes the following:
- the zgc:113263 gene encoding uncharacterized protein zgc:113263 isoform X1, which gives rise to MEIKRGTESGSNRGNDLPLRYLRLLAPPLQLLSAGVWQVVQQGLVDHYGMLEEFVTMVTELVPELMSYSQRAQLILGLRARLVLEMCRGEHPVDMQIIQPHLDRIKAPVSTAKDHHVTINHVEESEVNFVELVHSLLEDPSERKYFFQEIFPVYFGSKYDAALEMLVWEFISRLEELLPVPDFTQLAALLRDAPSFLDDCLQTLFPPEDMKAVLEHHRNLGHFKEKDPRLLPMDDCILTSLSLPPGTKTVMETASCSPALKDSDHKGLLSAPVNASSTEKSRRSSEPIRQGLRETRDSGSWQLQARAGNISQERKVQNIISTLPCDETIDLTTSNETADTDSEASENNQSLRAARILRKRKLSGGVDIPTKQPVEASAFLESSVDDENSGESPLISIWGDYTDSQEGSFPVVTDTKVPWSDEETLHLLDIWGKDSVQRALKGCLKNRHIFTQIAQKMAERGYMRTVEQCQTRIKRLKKCFRQNKLEHKFYTQLDQVLGSSASLAVPEITYDVEEIVDEDESRDGDDDLQFIGQTGHLEIGTRSVPWTDLETLALINTWGEDKMQQELRGMHRTGHIFSIISNKMATQGFSRTPEQCQTRLKRLKSNFRQCYQNNLKGQEQVQCKFYNELGRILVKDFPSVPQLEEIPGEPEERDFPAYTHPDMESAVEIQEDRRKVPWSDKETVILLEIWGDPQVQQCLRRYPHNGHIFTEISEKLAANGYSRSPEQCHTRIKRLKGNYRQCRENMSSSGTDRVDFKFYDLLEQILDKQPSTSSTVVTDSIEISEDSNSESVTERDAEINMSAEKPATSSWTDEETLALIDIWGEEDLQKALRGFVHNGHVYADISERMHDLGFSKSSEQCRWKVKSLRNNFRQCYERKKSGRKVDYKFYNQLEQILGQEAVSLDEYDERDEQEEQDSGADGLNTTWTEQETVALIEVWAADDVQHGLKICVRNSHIFAEISEKMAAIGYLRTAEQCHSRIKRLKKTYRRYCNSRRNGGRPTAFRYFNLLAPVLGDESMFAPVDSTDATLQPLMDNEPVLYEQPSTSRLLVDLSRKMPWSDQETRTLLEIWGEDGVQLTLKGCLKNRHVFDYISEKMNDRGFIRTSEQCYTRIKRLKYGFLHEKGEFKFFNEMEKIFRKELKVDDAATDRSVADDPDDYILELGPKKVPSGNQWVPDSTKLPWSDGETEALLDIWGSEEIQENLKGSAKNKQIFLQISQVMTSQGYLRTPEQCQSRIKRLRANFRHFLEGRKGEKQECKFFEKLVQIFGNKYIINSDPLADDTAEVIEA